The genomic segment GTTGGCAATATCTGAATAGGACCAGATATGCCCATATGGAATGCTGCAAAGAGCCTGCCATACGGCCTCTTGAAAAGGCGTTCCTTGAAATACGGCAGGAACTGTAAAGTTTTCAAGCGTTCCTTGCAAATATTGGACTAGTTCAGCCTTATACGGAAGCAGCTTTTCATCATTATGGATCAAAGGGCTATGTGAAAAACGCGATGCAGCCCATTTCGCCAACTCTTCAAATGGCTGGTTTTGTGAACCGACGAAGCAAAGCCCTTCGTCGGTTGCAGCGACGTGCATATTCCAATCTTCATAACTAAACAGCGACCAGTATATGGTCCTATTAATTGAATTCGTCATTTTGAATGATCTCCTTTATTTATGTTAAGTCATCTTTGCTATGCTGCTGTCGATAGCTTTCGGGCGTATATCCAGTTTTCTGCTTGAACAGGGTAATAAAATAGGGCGTATTGGACAAGCCGACACATTCGCCAGCTTCTGCAATGGATATAGGAGAAGATAGAAGCATCGCCTTAGCCTTTTCGATTCTTATTTGCTGGATATAGTCGACAGGTGTTTTGCGCGTTACTTTTTTGAAGGTTCGGTGCAAATGATACGGCGTACCATGACAAATGGATGCAAGCGCAGCCAGCGTTAGCTTTTCTTTGTAGTTTCGATCGATATATTCGGTCACCATCGCGATCCATTCTTCATCAGGCAATCGTTGCCCAGTCGGTTTGCAGCGTTTGCAGGGACGAAATTGGGCAGCCAGCGCTTGTTCAGCGGTTCGGAAAAATCCGATATTCTCTCGATGGGGCGGTCTGGATTTGCAGGATGGCCGGCAAAAGATGCCCGTCGTTTTGACAGCATAATAAAATTGACCGTCATATGAAGGGTCATTGCCTACGATAGCTCGCCATTGTTCATCAGACACAGGTGCAGGAAGGACTGGCTCATCCTTATTGCGCAGGCTGTCAGAAGTCTGTTCTGAATTCGCTCTCCATTCATCGGACATGTTCATTCACCTCTAACGCTAGTATAACCGTGAATGGGGGTATTTGTGTGCAATCTGGAATGGAATAGCAAGATAACGAAATGACAAGGTCTGGTTGGCCCATTGCTGTCATATGAGGCAATAGGGGGGTGGTTTCGTTTGCACCAAGCCAAATCCATTGAGGTTTGCAGACAAATGAATTATAATTTTCAATATTGATAATAATTCTCAGTAATGATAAATTCGACTTATGATTCTACATAAAAAGGGGCTTATCACTTGACTGTCACGCTCAATGCGGAAGAGCATATCCAGCTATGGAATGCTGCTGCTATCAAGGTTATGGACGTAAGGCACTTCAGCATGAAGCATGGCGAGGAATTGCGGTCGTACCTCTTTCCGTCAAGTGTCTTCCTATATGCCATTCGCGGCGAGGCTCTGGTGCTGCTGGACGGGATCGAGCATTCCGCGAAGCGGTTCCAACTATGGCACGGTGGAAAAGGAACCTGTCTGGATATTTTTCCAACGGAAGCGGAGTTTGAATATTATTTGATCTTCTATAGAGCAACGATTCCATCGACTGGCAGGGGGGAAATCTTGCATCTCATGGAGCGGTATAATCCTTTTCAACTGCAATATAGTGTGGCTCCACTGCGTTCTGCTGTTTTATTTGACAAGGTGGATAATATGCTGAAAGAATGGCAGAACTCGCGCACGTTAGAAAAATTTCATGTTAAAACGTTATTTTATCAATTTGTTTATGAGCTGCTATGGCAGCTGGAGCATCAGCAAATTGGCATGAAAAGACCTAATCTCTCAGCCCAGGCCATTCGTTATATTCAGGAGCATTACAGGGAGCCATTAACCAGGGAATCGATCGCGCAGATTTTTCACTACAGCGTCCCCTATGTATCCAGACAATTTAGACAGGAAACAGGCATAAGCATAATTGATTATGTAATAAGAGAGCGTGTTAGCAAAGCCATGGAATACTTGCGCAAAACAGATATGACCGTGCAAGAGGCTTCTGCCAGTGTCGGTTATGACGATGTATCGTATTTCACAAGGATTTTCAAAAAATTTACCGGAATGACTCCTAAGCAATTTCAGGATCAGCATAAAGCAAAGAAAGCGGGGTTCGATTATCCTATCATTAGGGTTGGATCGTCCCTTTTCCCGAGCAGGCTGCAACGTTATATTGGTAGTGGATATGAGAACCATTATCGATATAAAAGAGAGGGAGATTTATCGATGTACAGAAACAAACCAGCTATGGGGGTCACTTTGCTTTTATGTCTTACGCTGTTGCTTAGCGCTTGCTCAGGAGCAGGCAGCTCCAATAATGGATCAGTTGCGTCACCTGCACCAGCAGCCGCGGCAGATGGAAACGCTCAAGTGCAGGCCTCAGCATCAAACGGTGGTGCAGCGAGCGCAGCGGAAATGGTGACTTATTCGGCAGTGAATGGCGATGTTAAAATCCCCAAAAATCCGCAGCGTATCGTTATCATAGCGGGCGCCTTTGTTGGCCATTTGCTGGCACTTGGCATTAAGCCGGTGGGCGCGGGGGAAGAAGCTTTCAACAGCTATACGGAAGGAAAGCTGGATGGGGTCGAAAGTATAGGCGACGGGATCGCGTATGAAAAGATTTTGGAGCTGCAGCCGGACCTCATTATCGTATGGAATGACCCGGCTGTGCTCGAGCAGCTGAACCAGATTGCTCCGACGGTAGTTGTCGATTATGGCGTGCCTGTAAGGGAGCAGCTGCTAGAATTCGGCAAAATGACGGGCCGTGAGGATCAGGCTAATGCCTGGATTACGGCTTGGGATAAAAAGATAGCCGATTACAAACCGAAGGTGCAAGCGGCTGTGGGTGACAAAACCGTTGCTATCTTTGACTCTGGCAGCGCTAAAGAGTTTTATGCTTACGGCAATAAGCTGGGAAGAGGCGGCGAGATTATTTATGGCGAATTCGAGTTGAAGGCGCCGCCTATTATTCAGAAGGAAGCGATCGACAGCGGTACAGGCTGGGCGAAGCTGTCTCTGGAGCTGCTGCCCGAATATGCAGGAGATTATATTTTTATTAACGAGTGGACTGGCAAGGACAATCCAGAGGTTGTTTTTGAAGGCAGCCTGTGGGAACAGCTGGACGCAGTCAAAAACAATCGCGTTTTCCGCGAAGAAGGAAGAGGCTTTATGTTCAGCGACCCTGTGTCTTTGGACGCACAGCTGGAGTTTGTTGTGGAGAGTTTTATTGGGGAATAATGGG from the Paenibacillus sp. BIHB 4019 genome contains:
- a CDS encoding methylated-DNA--[protein]-cysteine S-methyltransferase, with product MTNSINRTIYWSLFSYEDWNMHVAATDEGLCFVGSQNQPFEELAKWAASRFSHSPLIHNDEKLLPYKAELVQYLQGTLENFTVPAVFQGTPFQEAVWQALCSIPYGHIWSYSDIANHIQKPAAVRAVGAAIGANPLLITVPCHRVIGKNGTLTGYRGGLDMKTKLLQLESIRTSAKGNLQHV
- a CDS encoding bifunctional transcriptional activator/DNA repair enzyme AdaA, translated to MSDEWRANSEQTSDSLRNKDEPVLPAPVSDEQWRAIVGNDPSYDGQFYYAVKTTGIFCRPSCKSRPPHRENIGFFRTAEQALAAQFRPCKRCKPTGQRLPDEEWIAMVTEYIDRNYKEKLTLAALASICHGTPYHLHRTFKKVTRKTPVDYIQQIRIEKAKAMLLSSPISIAEAGECVGLSNTPYFITLFKQKTGYTPESYRQQHSKDDLT
- a CDS encoding AraC family transcriptional regulator, whose translation is MTVTLNAEEHIQLWNAAAIKVMDVRHFSMKHGEELRSYLFPSSVFLYAIRGEALVLLDGIEHSAKRFQLWHGGKGTCLDIFPTEAEFEYYLIFYRATIPSTGRGEILHLMERYNPFQLQYSVAPLRSAVLFDKVDNMLKEWQNSRTLEKFHVKTLFYQFVYELLWQLEHQQIGMKRPNLSAQAIRYIQEHYREPLTRESIAQIFHYSVPYVSRQFRQETGISIIDYVIRERVSKAMEYLRKTDMTVQEASASVGYDDVSYFTRIFKKFTGMTPKQFQDQHKAKKAGFDYPIIRVGSSLFPSRLQRYIGSGYENHYRYKREGDLSMYRNKPAMGVTLLLCLTLLLSACSGAGSSNNGSVASPAPAAAADGNAQVQASASNGGAASAAEMVTYSAVNGDVKIPKNPQRIVIIAGAFVGHLLALGIKPVGAGEEAFNSYTEGKLDGVESIGDGIAYEKILELQPDLIIVWNDPAVLEQLNQIAPTVVVDYGVPVREQLLEFGKMTGREDQANAWITAWDKKIADYKPKVQAAVGDKTVAIFDSGSAKEFYAYGNKLGRGGEIIYGEFELKAPPIIQKEAIDSGTGWAKLSLELLPEYAGDYIFINEWTGKDNPEVVFEGSLWEQLDAVKNNRVFREEGRGFMFSDPVSLDAQLEFVVESFIGE